The genomic window cccagggcctggcagcctcCGGGAAGGGCTCAGAGCCCTGCATGCTCCCAGAACAATCCTGCCCAAATGCAGAAACAAGCCAAGGCCCTGGGGTTGGAGCGTGTGTAGCTCAAGGGCCGTCAGGTGTGACACATGGGCCCTGCCTAGCAAGAAGCCAGCCCATAAAAGCTCCCTTGCTACTGCTAAACCCAGCCACACCTAATTACTACTGTGCTCTTTGCATTCATTAACCCCCTTTCTTTCAAGCGCTGAAGTCACCCCGGGGTCTCTCCACTTAACCGAGAGGGTCACAGACTACGACCAGATGCGGCCTGGGGGGAACTGGAGGGGAAACTTTTTCCTGTAGTTCATCTGCGCAAGCGCTGAATAAATCCTTTTCTGCACCAGGCAGTTGCTATCTTGTGTTTGTCTGAGcccagcgtgtgtgtgtgcatgtgcacatgttaTGTGTGCATACGCACGTTTGTGCGCATGCGGTGGCACCAGTGTCCACAGCCTGTGGTTGAAGGGGTGGGTGGGCACAAGTGGGGGAGACCGCCTTGTTTCAAAGCCAAAAACAGCGCAGCTGAGGGCGGGCAGGACAGCGGTGCAGCCTGGAACAGGCCAGTTCCTCGGCTGGGAGCTCAGACTGGAAATCCAAGAAAAAAAGCTATATTTGAGGTCAAACCAAACCCATTTCTTTGTCCTGAATTTTTGGCAAATCAAAACCTATTTGTTTCGGGTGGAAGAAAACTTTCACTCAACCTAAAGCGAATTGTTTCACGTTCAggattatagatatatatatatattttaaataaaaatacagagCTGGATTCTCAAGGGCACGTGACCAAGGGGACCCAGGACAAGTCTGGCTGACCTGGTTTAGAAACAAGTAGTGAGCACAGCCAATGCGATGTATCCCCAATCATTTGGGGCAGATTTTCCCTCTGGAGGACTCGGTGCTCTCCAGGATGAGCTGCTCTCAGCCTTTCCTACTGATGCTGTTTCATCTTGTATAAAATAATCATTAGTTGAGAGAGCAGAGCCCAGATGTCCCACTGGCCAGGCACGTGCCCTCACTCCGTATCTAGCCCACAAAACCTCTCACCGTTCGGTATTAAGTAGAacaggttcagagagagagatgcctccCTTCGGGCACTGCACGGGGGCAACTGAGCTCAACCCCCTGCTGCGAAACAGAGGCACCCGGTCCTCGTGCAGGTGAAGAGCAtccctacccagcagcagcacaaaggaTGTTGCTCCCTTGTTTCTTCACCTGGAGCCATTCCCCAAACTGGACCCAAACTAGCAGTCCTAGGGGAGCCAACACTGCATTTTTCAGCCGTTTgccaaaagaaaataatattccCCCAGGTCTATAcatctgcttgacttcagactagccCGGCTAACGCCATCTCTGCCCTCCTGCGCACAGCGAGAGGCCGGGAGGAAGGATGAGCTAACACAGAGCCGGAGGGGGGACGTTCattgtggtccctgggctgcttccctgcacccactgccgGGCTCTCggcctccccccagcccaaagACCCTGAGCATGGCGGAGGGTGCGCACTCAGTGCTGCGTGTGACAAGGTAGGCATGGCTCCTACTGGGAAGAGGAGCTGGTGGCTGTCTCAGACAGCAAGAAGAGCAGGTAACATGAGAAAGCATAAGAAACATGAGAAAGCGCAGGCAGCGTTTTAGGAAGTGAAACAGCCGGTCCCACCAGCCTGCCGCTGTGGTCCGGCGTGCAGCCGTGGCTGAACACGGACTGGCTGCAACATCACGGAGCTGACCCGTGAAGGACCGACCCGCTGATGCCACAGCGGCTCTGTCCTTACTGTTTTGTCAGATTTGGGCTCTTTTATCCATGCAACAGAAGGATAAATCTGGATTTTACCCTGGGGCTTCTTGGTGCAGAACAGCCTGGTCCCTTGTCTGAGGGCTCCTTGTAACCCTAACAGCATGCCGTGGTGGGAAAGGGTGGACGGTGGGGCCACGAGCTGGCAGCACACGGAGGGGACAGCCCAGGGCATTTCCTGGCCACGTGTTGCTCCGGGCAGGGGCCCAAACCCGTGCACGAAGGATGCTGAGCAGCCACGTGAGCACGGGGTGCTCTGCTGAGCCTGCAGAAAGCACTTGCGGCCCACTGGGAATGACAGAGGAAGCGAAAGTGTCTGTGCAGGGGGGACAGGAACTAAAGATAAAAAAGGGATGTGAACAGGCCCTGTCCCAACGCTCAGGCCTTCCCGCTTGCAGCAaacttcctcttcccccctccccatttccaaGCAGGAGGGTGACGCCTCCCGTGCCCGGCTCCCCGTCAGTGCTGCAGACGGCGCAAGGTAAGTGCCGGACCCCTCACAGCATGCTCCAAGAGCCAAGAGAGAGCCGTGTGCTTGGAAGCCACAAGGCTACGTGGAGCCATCTCCCTACGGGGCTGCACGGGGGGGCCAGGACACTGTGTCCCCACAACTGGCCTCGAAGGCACACGCTGTGCCCAGTGGGTCCCGCCTGGCACTGGGCAGGGTGGTCCTCAATGCGGTGGGTGTCTGATCAGATGAGAGGACGCTGCCCTACCAAGGGCCAGCCTTTTAGAGGGGCAGCCTGTCGTGCCGCAGTGTTTTGGGGTCCGGCGGGTGCCGGGATCTTGTGCAGTAGGAACAGGAGATACCTATTGCATCCCGTCGGTGCGTCCGGTCACACGTGGGAGGgaggtgctggagctgggggggcacgACGGCAGATTTGGGTTGCATAGTAGGGAAGTGTAAAGCCCTGGGACAGCCGGGCTGGAAGAAATGTGCAAGTCACATCACCGGAGGTTTCTGAGCCAGAGGCGGTTTGCACGCCCTGAATCCTGCCTCCGAGCAGGGAGCGGGCGAGCTGACTTCGGTGATTTCCGCAGCGGAGGGAGCTCACGGGGCTCAGGGAGGCCGAGCGCGAGAGACGGCAAAGCAGAGCTGTGTGCTCAGCTGCGTGCCCCGATGACAAGGCTCATTAGACGGTGGATCCTCCTCggggcagccctgggcccaggcagcgaGAGGGGCTTGTCTTTTAGGTTCACAAGGGCTGAATTCTGCTTCCACTTACGTCGGTGTGAACTCAGAGCAGTTCCTGTACAGCCGCTGTAGTTGCTGAAGGTGTAAATCTGAGAAGGAGCTGGCGCTAAAGGTTGTGGGTGCCTGAGTAAGCAAGGGAGCTCTCCTCCACCCGGCAGCCCCGGTGTCACTGGAGCCCAGGGCGGTGGGAGCCACGGACGGCACCGGTCTGAGCCGTGCCGGGGAGAGCAGTGCTGGGCTTTCccctcctgctctctgctctgcagAGCCAACGTGGCACAAGAAGAGGGCTCTGCTGCCTCGTCTCCTCTCCCTCCGGCACCCAGGCTGCAGAAcagctctgtctgtctgcctaAATGTCACTGGGGCCCGAGCTCGGAGACCTCGACTTGCCGAGCGAGTGAGAGTCCTCTCCTGCATACGAGGTACACCTCCCTCTGCAGCGGGGCGATTgcaccctgcttcccttcccagaGCACATCCTCCCCTGACATTTCCCTGGATTTCCTCGTGGCACCGCACACACAACTTCCAGGGCAGACATCGCACAGGACAGAGCAGTCCTCAGCACTCGGATCAGCACATTTTACAGCCTTCCTACAGCCCCTGTAACTCTGCTGTGTCCTTTTGCCTTCCAGCACCGCAGCCAACATGCAGGCAGTGTGGGTGATGCTCATCTGCCTGGCTGCAATGCCAGGGGCCAGTGCCAGTACCTGCAAGGGCATTGCAGCAATCCCAGGACTCCCCGGTGTGCCGGGACGGCCCGGCTCCAATGGCAGAGATGGCGAGAACGGCCATAAGGGAGAGAGAGGTAAGACGCAGGCCGGGGACCTGTTGGCTGTATTGCAACCTTGTGCAAGGGCAGCTTCGGTGTGAAGTGCAAGGCCAGGCATTCACCCCCTGGAcaggccctgctgctgggactggcGTTAGCAGCTCCCAGCCTGGATGCTCTTTGGTTAGCAGGCAGCTTGCAGCTTCCAGTAAAGGACCTGGCCCATCATAGGGACAAGGAATGACACCCCCAGCTCCGCTCTGGGGAGATCACCAGGAGGTGGGGATgagagaggcagggaagtggggagtcTGAGAAGAGCTGCCTGATAGCGGGGAATGGATGCAGGTCACCGGACACAGGGGATGCAAGGAGCCAAGGGCAAGAAGAGCAGCTACATAACCGTGGCAGACAGGGTGGCCGTGGGAGGGCCAGGAGGGGTCCGTGGCGTGTGTGCTGGGGTTGCAGGAGTGGCTGCACTAGTGGCCAGTTTAAGGGGAAATGCTGATGTAAAGCGGGCCGAGAGTGTGCCTGGCCCAATCCCCTCCTAGCAAGTGGCTGTGGACCATGACAAGACCTTGGGGGTCGTCTCACACCTTGGCAGGTAAAGGGTGATATGAAGCTACCAGCTATCGTGGGTCTTCTACTCACGGTTCCCGTTtcctcgctccccaggtccgcccggcCAGACGGAGGATCAAGCGGAGCTGGGGGAGAAAGGAGACCCAGGACTCCCAGGCTTCCCTGGGAAAGTCGGCCCCAAGGGCCCTGCCGGTTCTAGGGGTGCTCCGGGCCCCAGAGGTGCCCCTGGACGCAAGGGCGAATCCGGGGACTACAAGACATCCCTCAAATCGGCCTTCTCAGCTTCCAGGACCATTAACATGCTCCCCCGCCGGGACCAGCCCATCCGCTTCGACCGCGTCATCACCAACGAGAACGGCCACTACGAGAACAGGTACGGCCGCTTCACCTGCAAGATCCCGGGGCTCTACTACTTCACCTACCACGCCACGTCCAGGGGCAACCTCTGCGTCAACATCAAGAAGGGCAAAGGGAACCGGGGGGAGAAGGTGGTGACCTTCTGCGACTACGTGCACAACACCTACCAGGTCACCACGGGCGGCGTGGTGCTGAAGGTGAAAGCAGACGAGTCCGTCTGGCTGGAGCCCACCGAGAAAAACTCCCTGGTGGGAATCGAAGGGGCCGACAGCATCTTTTCGGGGTTCCTGCTCTTCCCCGACAACTAGCAGCCCCGGGAGGGTCAGTCGTGGGCTCCCCATGGCATATGCATCAGCCAAACTAtctgctctgcagcctgctaAGACCCTGCCGGGCACCGCGCAGGCTGGAGACCCAGGCTGTGCTCCGAGCTGCGCGGGGTGCTCCGTTTGCCAGGCCCATTGCACCAGGCTCTGCATCGTGTTGTGTTGTGCACCCGTCTCACTGCTTGGACTTGCTCCTGGCTCATCCTCTGCTTCAGCAAGCAGCTTCACAGCAGCGATTGTGGAAACCACCGCCCCAGGAGAGCTATTGCAGAGTCTCAGTGCAATGCCCGCGACTCCTGAGGTGGTTCATCCTCTCAGCCCATCTCGAGGGGACCAGTGGGCACTGTGCAGTGGACTGCATCATTTGTTGGGGAGGGGTGGCCCACTCGGCTGTGCCGGCTGCTTTTTCCGCTATAGCGCCTTGCTGATGCTTGCATGCTTGCAGCCACGGCGGTGTGCTTCCGGTCAGACTCCCCTGAGCTCCTGCCTGGCACGGTGCTTCAAAGCAAGCCCTCTGCATAATGCTGACCTTTGCAGTGCAGAAATGCCACCTTCCTTGACCAAGGTCAAGGCGTCTCTGGCctggagccagcctgggcagTGCTGTGAGAGGCTCGTTCTCCAGTCCAGAGAAGGATTCTCCACCCCTCCTCAGCCTGCAGCTTTCATTTGGCTTCTTCTTGCTCCTGGCAGATGCTACCCTTTCAAATAAGGAAAACCAGTAACAGCGAAGGGTCCCAGAAGGTCTAGCCAGGTGGGAGTCCTTCTGGCAATGGGGATTACCCATCATGAATGCCAGTGTGAAAGTCATGGGACAGTAGGAAAAGACCACACCATCAGAGCCCGTGGTGGACATTTAGaggccccctccatcccctgcctctctGGACGTAGCGAGACCTGGCTGTGATGTACTCAGGCCTTTGCGCTGCAGGGCAGTGATGTGAACAGGTGTAAGGCGCAGTCCCCAGGAGGGACCAAGCCCGGGAACAACGTGGGACTGGGACTCGGAAAGATCTGGATTTTGCTTATCAGCTGATCCTGAGGATGCTGAATGAAGCGGGCCTGACACCGTGCGGCTCCCTGCCGCAGCCGGCAGGAGAGAGGAAGTCTCCGGCTCTGCCACGTCCGTGAGGACACAAGTAGGCCCTGGCCAGCACGGTGCTGGGTCCCTGCTGTCTTCttgcagctggtgctgctgtccCGGGGGTTGCGCATGCTAACGTGGGTCTCATTCTTTGCCAGGGCCCCTGCTGAGCAAAGCTAGTCAATAAATGCAATGTTTGCTATTGATTTTGTTGTTCTATTTTAGCGAGCAGGTTGCCTGACAGTGCGTCGGCTGTGATCTGTGGGcaccagtggggaggggaagtcctGGACAGCCTCTAGCACCTGGCTTAGTCAACAGAGATGTGACTGCACCCACGGGGCGACTGCCCACCTTCTCAAGCAACAGACCTAGCCTCTGCCTCCCTTTTGGCTCCTCTTCACCCCTCTGGGTCCTTGGCTGGGGTCTGCAGCCttgggagacagcagggagctTGAGatgtgctcctgccctgctgagaTGGGCCCGGACAGCCCCGgcacctgctgtttcttggtGCAACTGGGGCTGCAAACatagcccccctcctccccagcaggaCACGGGGAAATCCAGCTTCGGGGGACAGACGTCTCTGAGGCAAACAATGAACAGACCTAACACCGCCTAAAACACAGGTTCCCGACCTCGCCGCACGTCAGAACGAGACCTTGCCGACTAGGTCCCTcgaggctgggggagggcagtagACGGGAGCCATCCCCATATGCCCTTTGGTGATCACAGGGCTTGGCTTGGTCTGGGATTGGGGAGCTGTGTGAAGCTGTTTGTGCTGAAATAGGTCTGGACCTTTATAAGCTGGATGCTGGGGACTGAGAGCATAGATCCAACTCCTCAGGCACGGATCTGGTTTGCTCAGTtaccgatagatagatagatagatagatagatagatagatagatagatagatagatagatagatagatagatagatagatagatagatagatagatagatgattttctctctctgcagcaATGTGAGGTTACCCTAACACAACCTAGGAACCAtgacccagagttaacccttgcctgaagtgaaGTAACTTTAAGATGCTGGGAGTGCACGAAGCAAGAGCCAACAAGCCTcagcttgcattttaagtgcctttagtgtAATCCAAGACAAGTGCAATGAATAAATTCACTCTTAGGCGAAAGCTGGAAGGCTCCAGCGTAGATCTCAGCCGTGTACCAGCAGGTGACACCAGAGAGTCAGTCTGGAGGCTGCTCCGCTCCATCCatccctgcacagaagggatgACGGGCTGTAGCCTGGGCCCGTGCAGAGCGTTTCACACCCAGCAGCTTTGCCGTGCCCTTGGCCAGGCTCTACAAGGCAAGGAGCTGTCGCCCATCTGAGAGACGGGCTCTCAGGAGGTGAGGTAGGAGGTGGGACACCATGCAGAGAGCTTGCTTCACGGCAGCGCGGCCACGCACAGCCCACACAGATGTGCACTCGGTCACTTCCCAGGATCCGCCGAGTCCTGCTCATCTGCTTGGGCCAAAGCCTTGATGGCGGACACCTGGATTTGATTTAGCAATGACACAAAGCAACCTCCATCTACCTAGTGCCCGGTCCCCTCACCTGCCAGGGACAGCCTGCTGGTTAGCCTTCTAGATGGGCTGCAGGTTCTCTCAGGTGGCAACAAGACGGAGATGGGGTGGCAGGCGGACTGCAAACGGGTGGGGTTTTGGGGTGAGGATAAATCCAAGGAGTGGGAGCGATCGGCAGGGGATCTCAGGGGCTCAGGCCATGCCTACCTCCCCCAGAGGAGATTGAATAGGTGCTTCTCTGTCTTCCCAAGGCACGAGGCTGCAAGGTCGACAAAAGCCAGACGCCTCCCTGGTGCTCCCTGGGCCCGGGCTGCTGCCCTGCGCATGTACAAGTCACTGGATCAGTGGGATGGAGTCGAGTTCAGCGGGGAAGGCGCTGGTATCCAGGAGCAAGGCACAGGCTACCACAGACCTGTCGTCCAGACCCACTTCTAGCCAAGCCTGTTAGAAACCCCCTGGCAGGCCCAGCAAAGCTATGTGTTTTAaagcctcttcccctcccaaacctctgctccccagggacaaatgcagCGTGCCAGTAGTGCACCTtgcgtgggacgctccatccaggTCTGGGGTCACATTCGATCCgaacaggagaaaaagaaaaaaacccttgcccTAAACCTGGTGGCTGGGGCTGTAATGGGAGCAGGAGCCATCTGTGGCTCTGAGCCGCTTGCACTTTGAACAGGGAGGATTTCTTTTTCTCTGGACAGACCCAAatacctgctgctgctccagtctGTGTCCTGCTTTCTGGTCCAAAGGGAATcactgctctgcctgtcccccttaCGTGCGTATGCCAACGGCATCCGGGGCAGCAGTGCTAGGAGCGCTGGCAGctgatggagggcagtgattcttccctctattcagcactggggaggccacatctggagtcccgtgtccagctgtgccccccactacagaaaggatgtggacaagatggagagtccagcggagggcgatgaagatggttgggggctgggggacaggactggggaggagaggatttgatagcagccttcagctccctgcagggcggctgcaaagaggatggagctgggctggtctcagtggggcaggagcaggacaaggagcaatgggctccagctgcagcaagggaagttgaggttggatattaggaaaagctctctcgtGAGgaggtgatgaagcactggaccaagctacacacagaggctgtaggatctccatccttggaggtgattaagacccaggtagacaaagccttggctgggatgatgtagtcggggctggtcctgcctggagcagggggtggactagatgtgacctcctgagctcccttcaaccctcattttctgtgatgtCCTGTGAGTCTCAGATGCACGCCCGTGGCTGCTCGGGGCCGGCCACGACGAGGTTAACTCCCAGCCCTGTCTGTTGCTCTGCCTCCTTATGAGGAACAGACtttgcagggctgcagaaaggTTCTTTCTTTCCTCCGCGGATCTCTGGGAATGAAAAGTCTGTGTTCCAGATATTAAATTACTCATAAAATATTCGGCCTGTCCCTGAGGCGGCTCGGCAGCCCTCCCAGCCCCCGCCGACCCCTCAGACAGGCTGCCGATGTGCATCTGCATGTCACCTCCTGCTACAAGGTCAATCTCTCCCATTTAAAGCGGCAACGGTGGAAAGCAAACCAGATTTCAGCTGGAATTAGCTTCAAATGGAGCATTCAGGGGACTCacgctgggggaaaaaaagactacGGGAGAGGAAAACCAGCTGGAAGGATGCATATGGGGTCGAGGGCTCCCGCTTTCACGCTCCGGCTGACCCCCGATAGCCGGACACGGGGCTGGGAACCCAAGGCTGTGCCTTTGCGGCTGGGACGGTGCTGAGCATCACTGAGCCCGTCGTGCTGAGCACGTGCAGGGGTTTGCCCCGCGCCTCGCTGGCTCTGCCAGGCCTCTCGCTGCAGGACCCGTGCGTGGCGGGTTTCTCCGGCTGGCCGGCGGGGCTGGCAGGACCATCTGTGACCTAGAATCCTGCACGGCGGCGGGGGGATGCTGATCTCCCTGGGCTGAGGTTACCATGGGGATGAGCGGCGAACGGCGAGTCCGGCCCGCGTGCGGCTCTAGGCGCAGCTCCCCGGCCTTCCTGGCTGTCAGTCTCAGCTCCTTCCGCTCCGTTTCTCGCGCGCCTCCCACCCTCCAGCCTGCATGCGCTTTCCTTtacagcagcagcctctgctctcGAGCTGGCCAAGGAGGCGCACGGCCATGACAGAGGCACGGCTTTGCCTTGCCAGGGCAGGCTGCGGATGATGCTGGAGTTAGGACTCTGGGGGTTTTCTGTGTCCCCGTCCATCCGGATGCATTCCCCCATGCACAGGTCCGTGGCCTCTGAGGGGCCGACTCCAGCCTGGGGGCTGTGATCAACCCCCCAGAGATCCCATTGGGAAGAGTCCACTCCCTTTCCAAGTACGAAATAGCAGCGCGCGCATGCGTCACCAATGGCTTCCCTGGTTTCCCAGGTTTAGGACCCACAAGAAGTCACTGGCAGGATCCTCCAGGCCCCAGAGAGCAATCCGCATTCACCCTCCTGCTCAGCCAGGCACCAATGTTGTGCGATGTATGCGAGAAGCCTTATTTCAGGGGACCAGGAGCTTGGACTCGATGGTATTCAGGCTCTATGACCTCGGGGGAGTTACAGCcctctgcatgcctcagtttgcccctctgTAAAAGGAGATGCTCATAGATAAGGGGCATGTTTGCAGATGCGTTGTGTGCAAGGATTTAGCAGGCATTTAAATCCATATTCTACACTGCTGAATGGGGAAGATGAGCTGCAACGTCAATTGATGTGAGACGATAAGACAAGCCCCGAGCTCCGTTCTCATCGCACATGGAGCCTTGTGACTTATGTGTTGCTTGTCCAGAGGCAAATGTTCACGTGCACTAAAAATATAGGGCAtcctcctgtccctggggcatgCGGTTAGCACCCCCACCACATACAAAGAGCACAGATCGCATGCAAAACAGACACCCCGCGCCCTAGCGCAGAGGAGCGAGGCAGGAACAGGACAGACGCGGGCCCGGTGGGTCAGGGCTCCGGTGCACGGCTCGGTGCAGCTGAGCGGTGGGGAAGCCTAGGCAGCTTGGCAGCCTCCACTTCCATAAGCAATGCATTTACATATCCAAAAAAAACCCCGTAAAAGGAAACCAGGACCACACAGCCTGCGCGAAACGCAGCCGTGTGAAGCCACGATAAGACAGCTAAGCCCCAGAAGGGACCTTTGGGAAATGTGTGCAATGCATATGGAGACAGGCCTGGGAGAAGCACGTGTTTTTCTGAGAGGGGTTTATCTGCAAGCCTGCAGACAGGTGGAGGGAGGACGGGGGTGCTGCGCCGGAGGCGACACGGCGTTCCCCGAGTCTCTGCTGCCTGTTAAACAAGTCCCCGAGGCTGCGGTGCGGCTCCCTTCGGTTTTCATTATGTGCCACGCGAGCTTCTGCATGCGATTGTTTCGAGACACTGGCTTTTGCAATCACCAAGGagacaggagcagcaggaggtcAGGAGTGACAGCTCTGGACAAATGCAGCAGGAGCGGGATGATTGCTGCCCGTCGACGGGAGGTCGGCTGAGATGGCACCAGGCGCAGCACAAGCCCGACCCTCCCACGGCTCACGGCCACGGTGCCCTGGCTGCTCCCGCTGGAAAGGCTCAGGGCTTTTCTGCCATTAAACCTTTCCTGGGCGCTCATGTTAGCCCAGGCAGAGCTTTGCcttttcttcccttctgcagatACTGATGCATTTCTTTACCCTTCTTGAAACTCCCGTTCAAGTGGAAAAAAACACCCAGTCACTGGAGTGAGGGGTCAAGGGCTAAAATGTCCCTCTGAATCCTGCCCTTGTAGATGTGGTTTTGAGCCACTTTCTCCTTGTCTTCCTCACCCCATGAGGATAGAAATAGCATCAGCCAAGGCCAGTGGAAGATGCTCTGGGGCTCCGGCTCCAGGAGTGACGTGGTGACATGGCCTCTCAGCTTTCATTACATCAGATTATTTCTAGCCCTGACAGTCGGAAAGGAAAGGTTGCAAATAGGATCCAAGCACAACCAGCACAGGATGCCTGCCTGCTTCTGCGCGCAGCCTACAAGAGCTctgaaaagaaagcaaagcatcCCTACGCAATCTGTTAGGCTGGCTCTCAAGCCCCGTGGCCAaggacagcaggcagcaggacccaggcaaaGGAGGCTGTGTGTAGGAGGGATCGATGCTGTCATCCCATATGGCTCTACCGGGGTCATGTTGGTCGAGCCTGTCCCACCCCATCCATCCTCCCAGCACAAAGAGGCctggcatggaccccagccagccTGCAAGCAGAGGGCCATTTTCCATTGCTCATCCCTTTGCATCCTAATGTGAACAAGAGTTGTGACAAACCAAGCACCTAACCCCACCTGCATCGGCTTGGGGTATGTTTAACACAGTGTGGAGGCATCTGGGAAACCTTTACCCGAGCTAGAGCCAGTACCAGACGCAGGCTAGTTGCAGTAGCCGGTTCATTTGGGGTACATCCCCATCCCTGTGTATTTTAGCTTGCTGAGCTCCATGACTAGGCTGCATCTTGCACCCAAGCTGGTGCATTGAAAGCTAGCTTGGGTTCCTGCACACCGCTCTTGTAACATAAAAGAGACACGGGTCACTGAGCCACGAGCTCCAGGTGCGAGAGCTTTGTGATTTTCCTCCTTGAAGCTTGGCCATGGACGGTTCTTGGGACTGCCCATTGGGAAAATGCACAGGCTACCTTGATGTTCACCCAAGCATGGGTGCACACGAGGAGATAATCCTGAATGAGTGTGGGGGAATGGAGACGGAGTAGCTTGCCtatccattttttcccttttttaatctccatcctgctccctgttACATCCGGGCAGAGCCCGACTGTCTCCTCTGGTTCCACTGCACTTACTGCAGATTTGTACCTGCGTCCTCGAGAGCAAATGCTGGACCAGAAGAATCAACACGATTCTTAGAGACCAACTTTTCTTAATCGCTTTTCCTGTCCATTCATCCCCAGTGTGTCTGTCGCCATGGTAACCGAGGGCCATAGTAGAATCCAGCCCGATTGGTTTGAATTTTAGATCACACGCTAATTTGCTAATAATATTTC from Alligator mississippiensis isolate rAllMis1 chromosome 13, rAllMis1, whole genome shotgun sequence includes these protein-coding regions:
- the C1QB gene encoding complement C1q subcomponent subunit B translates to MQAVWVMLICLAAMPGASASTCKGIAAIPGLPGVPGRPGSNGRDGENGHKGERGPPGQTEDQAELGEKGDPGLPGFPGKVGPKGPAGSRGAPGPRGAPGRKGESGDYKTSLKSAFSASRTINMLPRRDQPIRFDRVITNENGHYENRYGRFTCKIPGLYYFTYHATSRGNLCVNIKKGKGNRGEKVVTFCDYVHNTYQVTTGGVVLKVKADESVWLEPTEKNSLVGIEGADSIFSGFLLFPDN